One Saccharomyces kudriavzevii IFO 1802 strain IFO1802 genome assembly, chromosome: 4 genomic region harbors:
- the ILT1 gene encoding Ilt1p (similar to Saccharomyces cerevisiae YDR090C; ancestral locus Anc_8.223a) yields MISEKAATALATVATVCWCVQLIPQIIYNWKKKDCTGLPPLMMFLWVVSGIPFAIYFCVSKGNVILQVQPHLFMFFCSISFIQSCYYPPVSMARSKIVLIIATIIAVDVGMEVGFILWLRPLYGKGVKWPDLIFGVSASVLLAVGLLPPYFELAKRKGRVVGINFAFLSIDSLGAWLSIISVILGNMDIMGIILYSIVAGMELGIFASHFIWWCRFRLLTKDKIVDEENDGTQKEEQDEKLEQEIGKNDHNVTSTNMDDHSIRDDASSFADDLNVYQSADGGMLSRTQTLHAVHGVVARAESDHYSRLSL; encoded by the coding sequence ATGATCTCAGAGAAGGCTGCTACCGCCTTGGCCACCGTAGCCACCGTTTGCTGGTGTGTTCAGTTGATTCCGCAAATCATTTacaattggaagaaaaaagattgtACTGGACTACCACCCCTAATGATGTTTCTCTGGGTTGTTAGtgggattccatttgcCATATACTTCTGTGTTAGTAAAGGTAATGTCATCCTGCAAGTTCAACCTCATCTTTTTATGTTCTTTTGTTCTATCAGTTTTATCCAATCCTGTTATTATCCACCAGTTAGTATGGCAAGGTCTAAAATTGTTTTGATAATAGCCACTATTATTGCGGTAGATGTTGGTATGGAGGTTGGTTTTATATTATGGCTGAGACCTCTTTATGGGAAGGGTGTCAAATGGCCCGACCTGATCTTTGGTGTTTCTGCGTCTGTCTTGTTGGCTGTTGGATTGCTTCCTCCCTATTTCGAGTTAGCCAAAAGGAAAGGTCGTGTCGTTGGTATCAACTTTGCTTTCTTATCTATCGATTCATTGGGAGCCTGGTTATCTATCATTAGTGTTATTCTGGGCAATATGGATATCATGGGTATTATACTATACTCCATCGTTGCAGGAATGGAATTGGGAATCTTTGCATCTCATTTCATATGGTGGTGCAGGTTTAGGCTGCTTACCAAAGACAAAATTGTTGACGAAGAGAACGACGGAACTCAAAAGGAGGAGCaggatgaaaaacttgaacAAGAGATCGGCAAGAACGACCACAATGTTACTAGCACCAATATGGACGATCATTCAATTCGTGACGATGCTTCAAGCTTTGCAGATGATTTGAACGTATATCAGAGCGCTGATGGTGGCATGCTGTCGAGAACCCAAACACTGCATGCTGTTCATGGAGTTGTCGCTAGAGCGGAGTCGGATCACTATTCCAGGCTGAGTCTATAG
- the RLI1 gene encoding Fe-S cluster-binding ribosome biosynthesis protein (similar to Saccharomyces cerevisiae RLI1 (YDR091C); ancestral locus Anc_8.227), whose protein sequence is MSDRNSRIAIVSADKCKPKKCRQECKRSCPVVKTGKLCIEVTPTSKIAFISEILCIGCGICVKKCPFGAIQIINLPTNLEAHVTHRYSANSFKLHRLPTPRPGQVLGLVGTNGIGKSTALKILAGKQKPNLGRFDDPPEWQEIIRYFRGSELQNYFTKMLEDDIKAIIKPQYVDNIPRAIKGPVQKVGELLKLRMEKTPEVVKRYIKILQLENVLKRDIEKLSGGELQRFAIGMSCVQEADVYMFDEPSSYLDVKQRLNAAQIIRSLLAPTKYVICVEHDLSVLDYLSDFVCIIYGVPSVYGVVTLPASVREGINIFLDGHIPSENLRFRTEALQFRIADATEELQEDTVTRAFTYPGLRKTQGDFVLNVEEGEFSDSEILVMMGENGTGKTTLIKLLAGALKPDEGQDISRLNVSMKPQKIAPKFPGTVRQLFFKKIRGQFLSPQFQTDVVKPLRIDDIIDQEVQHLSGGELQRVAIVLALGVPADIYLIDEPSAYLDSEQRIICSKVIRRFILHNKKTAFIVEHDFIMATYLADKVIVFEGTPSKNAHARAPESLLTGCNRFLKNLNVTFRRDPNSFRPRINKLDSQMDKEQKSSGNYFFLDNTGI, encoded by the coding sequence ATGAGTGATAGAAACAGTCGTATCGCTATTGTTAGCGCTGATAAATGCAAACCCAAGAAATGTCGTCAAGAGTGTAAACGTTCATGCCCTGTTGTGAAAACTGGTAAATTATGTATTGAAGTCACCCcgacttcaaaaattgcGTTCATTTCCGAAATCTTGTGTATCGGTTGTGGTATTTGTGTTAAGAAGTGTCCATTCGGCGCTATTCAAATTATTAACTTGCCTACTAATTTGGAAGCCCATGTTACTCATCGTTACTCGGCCAATAGTTTCAAACTGCACAGATTGCCAACTCCAAGACCTGGTCAAGTTCTTGGTCTAGTTGGTACCAACGGTATTGGTAAATCCACTGCTTTGAAGATATTAGCTGGTAAGCAGAAACCAAATTTAGGTCGTTTTGATGATCCTCCTGAATGGCAAGAAATCATTAGATACTTCCGTGGTTCTGAACTGCAAAACTATTTCACCAAGATGCTGGAAGATGATATTAAGGCTATTATCAAACCTCAATACGTCGATAACATTCCTCGTGCCATTAAAGGACCCGTTCAAAAAGTTGGTGAGCTTTTGAAGTTAAGAATGGAAAAGACACCGGAAGTTGTGAAGCGCTATATCAAGATTCTACAATTAGAAAACGTTTTAAAAAGAGATATCGAAAAGTTGTCTGGTGGTGAACTGCAGAGATTTGCCATTGGTATGTCATGTGTCCAAGAGGCAGACGTTTATATGTTTGACGAACCCTCATCTTATTTGGATGTTAAGCAGCGTTTGAATGCCGCTCAAATTATTAGATCTTTGCTGGCTCCGACTAAATACGTCATTTGTGTTGAACACGATTTGTCCGTCTTGGATTATCTTTCGGATTTCGTTTgtatcatatacggtgtcCCATCTGTTTATGGTGTTGTTACCTTGCCAGCCTCTGTTAGAGAAGGTATTAACATTTTCCTGGATGGTCATATTCCTTCCGAGAATTTGAGATTCAGAACTGAAGCTCTACAATTCAGAATAGCCGATGCCACTGAAGAATTACAAGAGGATACTGTTACTCGTGCCTTCACTTACCCAGGTTTGAGGAAAACACAGGGTGATTTTGTATTGAATGTAGAAGAAGGTGAGTTTTCAGATTCTGAAATTTTGGTCATGATGGGTGAAAATGGTACCGGTAAGACCACTTTGATTAAATTACTAGCCGGTGCACTAAAACCAGACGAAGGACAAGATATTTCAAGGTTGAATGTTTCTATGAAACCACAAAAAATCGCACCAAAATTCCCTGGTACTGTTAGAcaattgttcttcaaaaaaattagaggTCAATTTCTAAGTCCACAATTTCAAACAGATGTCGTCAAACCGTTAAGAATTGACGATATTATTGATCAAGAAGTCCAACATTTGTCCGGTGGTGAATTGCAAAGAGTCGCCATTGTCTTAGCCTTGGGTGTTCCAGCTGACATCTACTTGATCGATGAACCATCTGCTTACCTAGATTCTGAACAGCGTATTATTTGTTCTAAAGTTATTAGAAGATTCATCTTGCACAATAAGAAAACTGCGTTTATCGTCGAGCACGATTTCATCATGGCTACTTATCTGGCTGATAAGGTCATTGTCTTTGAGGGTACTCCTTCCAAGAATGCCCATGCAAGAGCTCCAGAATCTTTGTTGACCGGTTGTAACagatttttgaagaatttgaatgTTACTTTCAGAAGAGATCCAAACTCTTTCAGACCAAGAATTAACAAGTTAGATTCCCAAATGgataaagaacaaaaatcatCAGGGAACTATTTCTTCTTAGACAACACCGGTATTTAA
- the UBC13 gene encoding E2 ubiquitin-conjugating protein UBC13 (similar to Saccharomyces cerevisiae UBC13 (YDR092W); ancestral locus Anc_8.230), with protein sequence MASLPKRIIKETEKLVSDPVPGITAEPHDDNLRYFQVTIEGPEQSPYEDGVFELELYLPDDYPMEAPKVRFLTRIYHPNIDRLGRICLDVLKTNWSPALQIRTVLLSIQALLASPNPNDPLANDVAEDWIKNEEGAKAKAREWTRSFAKKKPE encoded by the exons ATGGCATCATTACCTAAGAGAATTATCAAG gAGACTGAAAAGTTAGTAAGTGATCCAGTACCTGGTATCACAGCAGAACCACATGACGACAACTTACGTTACTTCCAAGTGACAATCGAAGGCCCAGAGCAATCGCCATATGAAGACGGTGTCTTCGAATTAGAATTGTATTTACCCGACGACTACCCAATGGAAGCACCAAAAGTACGTTTTCTAACTAGAATATATCATCCCAACATCGATAGATTAGGCCGTATATGCCTCGATGTGCTTAAAACTAACTGGTCGCCCGCTTTGCAGATTAGAACTGTTTTACTCTCTATTCAAGCCTTGCTGGCTAGCCCCAATCCTAATGACCCCCTAGCTAATGACGTTGCTGAGGACTGGATCaagaatgaagaaggtGCCAAAGCCAAGGCTCGCGAATGGACTAGATCGTTTGCCAAGAAGAAACCCGAGTGA
- the DNF2 gene encoding aminophospholipid-translocating P4-type ATPase DNF2 (similar to Saccharomyces cerevisiae DNF2 (YDR093W) and DNF1 (YER166W); ancestral locus Anc_8.231), translating to MSNPSKPPSPFKDDTEHASRSASNGLSSMSPFDDSFQFENPSNAHGNIEIAKTSDSVLKRQSKPMKDISTPDLSKVTFDGTDDYSNDNDIDDDDEFKGKKAEIHEHENEVYDDLHSFQATPMPNTRGFDDVELDNNESSNNDLQTDHKMKRVRFGTRRNKLGRMDVSRSKTLKWAKKNFHNAIDEFSTKEDSIEDSALQNRSDELRTVFYNLPLPEDKLDEDGLPLIVYPRNKIRTTKYTPLTFFPKNILFQFHNFANIYFLILLILGAFQIFGVTNPGFASVPLIVIVIITAIKDGIEDSRRTVLDLEVNNTRTHILTGVNNENVAFDNVSLWRRFKKANTRALVKTFEYFSENLTAAGRERKTQRKREELRRKRNSRSSGPRGSLDSIGSYRMSADYGRPSLDYDNLNQTISQANNNRDSDDENLVDRTLQPAPECRFAKDYWKNVKVGDIVRVHNNDEIPADLILLSTSDVDGACYVETKNLDGETNLKVRQSLKCSKTIKSSRDIARTKFWVESEGPHANLYSYQGNFQWQDTQNGKIKNEPVNINNVLLRGCTLRNTKWAMGMVIFTGDDTKIMINAGVTPTKKSRISRELNFSVLLNFGLLFILCFVAGIVNGVYYKQKPQSRDFFEFGTVAGSASTNGFVSFWVAVILYQSLVPISLYISVEIIKTAQAIFIYTDVLLYNAKLDYPCTPKSWNISDDLGQIEYIFSDKTGTLTQNVMEFKKCTINGISYGRAYTEALAGLRKRQGIDVESEGHREKEEIAKDREIMIDQLRSMSENSQFSPDELTFVSKEIVGDLEGFSGDNQQKCCEHFLLALALCHSVLVEPNKDDPKKLDIKAQSPDESALVCTARQLGYSFVGNTKNGLIVEIQGVQKEFQVLNILEFNSSRKRMSCIIKVPGLAPSDEPKVLLICKGADSVIYSRLNRTQNDATLLERTALHLEEYATEGLRTLCLAQRELSWSEYERWVKTYDVAAASVTNREEELDKVTDVIERELILLGGTAIEDRLQDGVPDSIALLAEAGIKLWVLTGDKVETAINIGFSCNVLNNDMELLVVKAGGEDVEEYGNDPASVVSSLLTKYLKEKFDMSGSEEELKEAKNEHGLPQGDFAVIIDGDALKMALNGEEMRRKFLLLCKNCKAVLCCRVSPAQKAAVVKLVKNTLDVMTLAIGDGSNDVAMIQSADVGVGIAGEEGRQAVMCSDYAIGQFRYVTRLMLVHGKWCYKRLAEMIPQFFYKNVIFTLALFWYGVYNSYDGSYLFEYTYLTFYNLAFTSVPVILLAVLDQDVSDTVSMLVPQLYRVGILRKEWNQTKFLWYMLDGIYQSVICFFFPYLVYHKNMIVTDNGMGLDHRYFVGVFVTAIAVTSCNLYVFMEQYRWDWFCWLFIALSLLVFYGWTGIWTSSSSSNEFYKGAARVFGQPAFWAVLFVGVLFCLLPRFTIDCIFKIFYPRDIEIVREMWQRGDFDRYPQGYDPTDPDRPRIDDSQTFTDFKEPISLDTHLDGISHSQETIITEEIPMSILEGQKGSRKGFRVSTTLDRRDQLDPVTIAMNLPRRSMASARGNKLRTSLDRTREEMLASNQLDTRYSIERARASLDLPGINHAETLLSQHSRDQPR from the coding sequence ATGTCAAATCCCTCTAAACCACCATCTCCTTTTAAAGACGATACTGAGCATGCCTCAAGGTCAGCATCCAACGGCCTGTCGTCCATGTCGCCGTTTGATGatagttttcaatttgaaaaccCTAGTAATGCACACGGAAATATTGAAATAGCGAAGACCAGCGATTCTGTTTTGAAACGACAATCTAAGCCCATGAAAGACATTAGTACGCCCGATCTATCAAAAGTTACTTTTGATGGAACCGACGATTATAGTAACGATAATGATAttgatgacgacgatgaatTTAAAGGTAAAAAAGCCGAGATACACGAACACGAAAATGAAGTTTACGATGACCTCCATTCGTTTCAGGCAACACCGATGCCTAATACGAGAGGGtttgatgatgttgaaCTAGACAACAATGAAAGCAGCAATAATGATTTGCAGACGGACcataaaatgaaaagagtaCGTTTCGgtacaagaagaaataagtTAGGTAGAATGGATGTAAGTAGgtcaaaaactttaaaatGGGCCAAAAAGAACTTCCATAATgccattgatgaatttaGTACCAAAGAAGATAGCATTGAAGATTCGGCTCTGCAAAATAGATCTGATGAATTAAGAACTGTGTTCTATAATTTGCCCTTACCGGAGGACAAGCTTGATGAAGACGGTTTACCGTTGATCGTTTATCCTCGTAATAAAATCAGAACTACAAAATATACCCCATTAACATTTTTCCCCAAGAACatccttttccaatttcaCAATTTCGCCaatatttactttttgatACTGCTGATCCTAGGTGCTTTCCAAATATTTGGTGTGACGAATCCAGGCTTTGCATCCGTGCCCTtgattgttattgttatcatCACCGCGATTAAGGATGGTATTGAGGATTCTAGAAGAACTGTATTGGATTTAGAAGTTAATAATACAAGAACGCATATTCTAACTGGcgtgaataatgaaaacGTGGCCTTTGATAATGTTTCTTTATGGAGACGGTTTAAAAAGGCAAATACTAGAGCTTTGGTGAAgacttttgaatatttctcGGAGAATCTCACTGCTGCTGgtagagaaagaaaaacgCAAAGAAAGAGGGAAGAATTACGTAGGAAGAGAAACTCAAGAAGCTCTGGTCCCCGTGGTTCCCTAGATTCCATTGGTAGCTATAGAATGTCTGCTGATTATGGTCGTCCTTCTTTAGATTACGATAACTTAAACCAAACAATATCACAAGCAAATAATAACAGAGAcagtgatgatgaaaatttggtTGATAGAACGTTACAGCCAGCGCCTGAGTGTAGATTTGCCAAAGATTATTGGAAAAATGTCAAAGTTGGTGATATTGTTCGTGTTCACAACAACGATGAAATCCCCGCTGATCTAATTTTACTATCGACATCAGATGTAGATGGTGCTTGCTATGtggaaaccaaaaatttggatGGTGAAACAAATCTAAAGGTTCGTCAATCATTAAAATGCAGCAAGACTATCAAGAGTTCAAGAGATATTGCCCGAACAAAGTTTTGGGTGGAGAGTGAAGGGCCTCATGCCAACTTGTACTCTTACCAAGGTAATTTCCAATGGCAGGATACTCAAAATggtaaaatcaaaaatgaacCAGTTAACATCAATAACGTGTTACTCAGAGGCTGTACCTTGAGAAATACTAAGTGGGCTATGGGTATGGTCATATTTACTGGTGATGACACTAAGATCATGATAAACGCTGGTGTTACCCCAACCAAAAAGTCCAGAATTTCAAGAGAgctgaatttttcagtgcttttgaattttggATTATTGTTTATCCTATGTTTTGTTGCTGGTATCGTTAATGGTGTCTATTATAAACAGAAACCGCAGTCGAGAgattttttcgaatttgGTACCGTTGCAGGCTCTGCATCCACAAATGgttttgtttccttttggGTGGCAGTTATTCTCTATCAATCACTAGTTCCAATTTCCTTATACATCTCCGTGGAAATCATCAAGACGGCGCAGgctatttttatttacacCGATGTTCTCTTGTATAATGCCAAGCTAGATTATCCATGTACACCAAAATCCTGGAACATATCCGATGATTTAGGTCaaattgaatatatattctcCGATAAAACAGGAACGTTGACACAAAATGTCATggaattcaagaaatgtACCATTAACGGTATTTCCTATGGACGTGCCTATACGGAGGCGTTGGCTGGtttgagaaaaagacaAGGTATCGATGTTGAGTCTGAAGGCCATCGTGAAAAGGAGGAGATAGCAAAGGATAGAGAAATAATGATTGATCAGTTAAGGTCAATGAGTGAGAATTCGCAGTTTTCTCCGGACGAGTTAACTTTCGTATCAAAGGAAATTGTGGGAGATCTAGAGGGGTTCAGTGGTGATAACCAACAGAAATGTTGTGAACACTTCCTGCTGGCACTAGCTTTATGTCATTCTGTTCTTGTGGAACCAAATAAGGACGATCCTAAAAAACTGGACATTAAGGCTCAATCACCTGACGAATCTGCTTTAGTCTGCACCGCCAGACAATTAGGGTATAGCTTCGTAGGtaataccaaaaatggattgATTGTTGAAATCCAAGGCGTTCAAAAGGAATTTCAAGtattgaacatacttgAATTCAATTCGTCTAGGAAGAGAATGAGTTGTATCATCAAAGTTCCGGGTCTTGCACCGAGCGATGAACCCAAAGTGCTATTGATCTGTAAAGGTGCGGATTCTGTTATCTACTCAAGATTGAACCGTACTCAGAACGACGCTACTTTATTGGAAAGAACAGCCCTTCATTTGGAAGAATATGCCACAGAAGGTTTAAGGACATTGTGTTTGGCACAGAGAGAACTTTCATGGTCCGAATATGAACGCTGGGTTAAAACCTACGATGTGGCCGCTGCATCCGTGACTAACAGGGAAGAAGAACTGGATAAAGTCACGGATGTCATTGAACGTGAGCTCATCTTACTGGGTGGTACGGCCATTGAAGATCGTTTACAAGATGGTGTTCCTGATTCAATCGCCCTGCTAGCTGAAGCTGGTATAAAGTTATGGGTCTTGACAGGTGACAAAGTGGAAACTGCCATTAACATTGGGTTTTCCTGTAACGTTTTGAACAATGATATGGAACTACTAGTAGTAAAAGCCGGTGGAGAAGATGTGGAAGAATATGGTAATGATCCCGCTTCGGTAGTGAGTAGTTTGCTAACGAAGtacttgaaagaaaaattcgaCATGAGTGGATCCGAAGAGGAGTTGAAAGAGGCCAAAAACGAGCACGGTTTGCCACAGGGAGATTTTGCTGTTATCATCGATGGTGACGCATTGAAAATGGCATTGAATGGTGAAGAAATGAGGCGTAAGTTTTTGCTGTTGTGTAAGAATTGTAAAGCTGTCTTATGTTGTAGAGTATCTCCAGCACAGAAGGCTGCAGTGGTCAAACTGGTCAAGAACACTTTAGATGTTATGACTTTGGCCATTGGCGATGGTTCTAACGATGTGGCCATGATTCAATCTGCAGACGTCGGTGTAGGTATTGCAGGTGAAGAAGGTAGACAAGCTGTCATGTGTTCTGATTATGCCATTGGGCAGTTCAGATACGTGACAAGATTGATGTTAGTGCACGGTAAATGGTGTTATAAAAGGTTGGCGGAGATGATTCCACAGTTTTTCTACAAGAATGTTATTTTCACGTTGGCGCTATTCTGGTATGGTGTTTACAATAGCTACGACGGATCGTATTTGTTTGAATACACGTATCTGACATTTTATAACCTGGCATTCACGTCCGTGCCAGTCATACTACTAGCTGTATTAGACCAAGATGTCTCCGACACCGTCTCGATGCTGGTGCCGCAATTGTACCGTGTGGGTATTTTAAGAAAGGAATGGAACCAAACGAAATTTCTTTGGTACATGCTGGATGGTATATACCAGTCAGTgatatgtttttttttcccctaTTTGGTATATCACAAGAACATGATTGTGACCGATAACGGAATGGGACTAGATCATCGTTACTTCGTAGGTGTCTTCGTCACCGCAATTGCTGTCACCTCATGCAATCTTTACGTTTTCATGGAGCAGTACAGATGGGACTGGTTCTGTTGGTTATTCATAGCGCTGTCATTACTTGTGTTTTATGGCTGGACAGGGATCTGGACAAGCTCGTCGTCGAGCAACGAGTTTTACAAGGGCGCAGCTCGCGTGTTCGGACAGCCTGCGTTCTGGGCCGTCCTCTTCGTCGGCGTGCTATTCTGTTTACTACCCAGGTTTACCATTGATTGTATATTCAAGATCTTCTATCCAAGAGACATAGAGATCGTCAGAGAAATGTGGCAGCGCGGCGATTTCGACCGCTACCCACAAGGGTATGACCCCACGGACCCTGACAGGCCCAGAATAGACGACTCCCAAACGTTCACGGACTTCAAGGAGCCCATCTCGCTGGACACTCATCTCGACGGCATCAGCCACTCACAGGAAACCATAATCACAGAAGAAATCCCCATGAGCATACTCGAGGGTCAGAAGGGCTCGCGCAAGGGATTCCGCGTGTCTACTACCCTGGACCGTCGTGACCAACTCGACCCCGTCACCATCGCAATGAACTTACCAAGAAGGTCTATGGCCAGCGCCCGCGGCAATAAGCTCAGAACTTCACTGGACCGCACAAGAGAAGAGATGTTAGCCAGCAACCAGTTGGACACAAGATACTCTATAGAAAGGGCACG